The Synergistota bacterium genome has a window encoding:
- a CDS encoding amino acid ABC transporter substrate-binding protein, protein MRAGWGKKALFLGIALVVTLTFWSSVASAKGVIKIGVLSPLSGGAFAEAGQEQRRGFLMALDEINSKGGVLGKKIELIYEDTKCDPSTGVAAARKLIEKDKVIALLGGYSSTVTYAICGAIKRYKPLMIWIGASSTKVEHLVGKYRWFFHLHPWDYHRQTTVVKFLESITPKPKTIAFTYEDGLYGTTSADYFLKYAKEAGFKIVMSEPHKSGSSDFTPLLTKAKSLKPDVFYSVSYAGDYILQIKQSKEINFSPKLFLIVAPNFPDYKKLGKTGDYVAGVDVWIPSLPIPGLKEWLARFHKRYPGRTPEYWVPLAYANLYILVDAIKRAGTTDKDALIKALEKTDLMTPMGRITFKPSKEGCIHQGITELIITQWQNGKSIVVWPPDKATGKLIYPVPPWDKR, encoded by the coding sequence ATGAGAGCCGGTTGGGGGAAGAAGGCGTTGTTCTTGGGGATAGCACTTGTGGTAACGTTGACCTTTTGGAGCAGCGTAGCTTCCGCAAAAGGAGTCATAAAAATAGGAGTGCTTTCTCCTTTAAGTGGAGGAGCTTTTGCTGAAGCTGGACAAGAGCAGCGTAGAGGTTTTTTAATGGCACTTGATGAGATTAACAGTAAAGGAGGCGTTCTTGGGAAAAAGATAGAGCTAATATATGAGGATACAAAATGTGATCCGTCAACGGGAGTAGCTGCTGCGCGTAAACTTATAGAAAAAGATAAGGTTATTGCTTTGTTGGGAGGATATTCGAGCACGGTTACATATGCTATATGTGGGGCTATAAAGAGATATAAACCGCTGATGATATGGATAGGGGCTTCTTCGACCAAGGTAGAGCATCTCGTGGGTAAATATAGGTGGTTCTTCCATCTCCATCCATGGGATTACCATCGTCAGACTACCGTTGTGAAATTTCTTGAATCTATAACCCCAAAGCCTAAAACCATAGCGTTTACTTATGAAGACGGGCTTTATGGAACTACGAGTGCGGATTATTTCTTGAAGTATGCTAAAGAAGCTGGCTTTAAGATCGTGATGAGCGAGCCTCATAAGAGTGGATCTTCCGATTTTACCCCGCTTTTGACAAAGGCAAAGTCTCTTAAGCCTGATGTTTTTTACTCTGTAAGCTATGCGGGAGATTATATATTACAGATAAAGCAGTCGAAGGAGATAAACTTTAGCCCTAAGTTGTTTCTTATAGTTGCGCCTAATTTCCCAGATTATAAGAAGCTGGGTAAGACAGGTGATTATGTTGCAGGTGTTGATGTATGGATTCCTTCTCTTCCTATTCCTGGTTTAAAAGAATGGCTTGCAAGATTTCATAAAAGATACCCAGGTAGGACACCAGAATATTGGGTTCCTCTCGCGTATGCGAATCTGTACATACTCGTTGATGCCATAAAAAGGGCTGGAACTACCGATAAAGATGCATTAATAAAAGCGTTGGAGAAGACGGATCTTATGACTCCTATGGGTAGAATAACGTTTAAGCCGAGCAAGGAAGGATGCATACATCAGGGAATAACAGAACTTATCATAACTCAGTGGCAGAATGGTAAATCTATAGTTGTATGGCCACCTGATAAAGCTACGGGTAAATTGATTTATCCAGT
- a CDS encoding CoA transferase, with the protein MEGKNGALSNIRILDLTRVLAGPFCTMILADMGADVIKIEKPGKGDDSRSYPPFIKGVSAYFMNLNRGKKSFTLNLKHPRGKEIFFKLVKISDVVVENFRPGVMESLGLDYDRLKEINPQIIYAAISGFGHSGPYRNRPGYDIIGQAMGGIMSVTGWPGGPPTRTGTAIADILAGLSAAIGILAALNARSITGKGQKLDVALVDSVVASMETLLQIYLVEKRVPQRIGNRYEFIYPYDTFKARNGWFVLGVGNDEIWKRLCALMRKEGYEADFTGFETNEARVHNYEYIREEIQKWVGSYEVNEIVELLMRNRIPAAPVYTVKEVAEDPHIAKAREMIVEINHPLLGKLYFTGSHIKLSGTPAMVRGLPPFLGEHNNLILTEYLGYSPADIDRLREGGVI; encoded by the coding sequence ATGGAGGGAAAAAACGGAGCACTATCTAACATAAGGATTCTTGATTTAACAAGAGTTTTAGCTGGTCCCTTTTGTACAATGATACTTGCTGATATGGGAGCGGATGTAATTAAGATTGAAAAACCAGGTAAGGGAGATGATTCGAGGAGCTATCCACCTTTCATTAAGGGAGTAAGTGCTTATTTTATGAATCTAAATAGGGGAAAAAAGAGTTTTACGCTTAATTTGAAACATCCTCGGGGGAAAGAAATCTTTTTCAAGCTTGTGAAAATATCTGATGTTGTTGTTGAGAACTTCAGGCCAGGTGTAATGGAATCTCTGGGGTTAGACTATGATCGCCTGAAAGAAATAAACCCTCAGATAATCTATGCTGCAATCTCTGGTTTTGGACACTCCGGACCGTATAGGAATAGACCTGGGTATGACATAATCGGTCAAGCTATGGGAGGGATTATGAGTGTTACAGGTTGGCCTGGAGGTCCTCCTACCAGAACTGGTACCGCTATAGCTGATATACTTGCAGGACTCTCAGCGGCTATTGGGATATTAGCTGCTTTGAATGCGCGATCTATAACTGGTAAGGGGCAGAAACTTGACGTGGCTTTGGTAGATTCTGTGGTTGCCTCTATGGAAACGCTTCTCCAAATATATCTTGTTGAAAAGCGAGTCCCACAGAGAATCGGAAATAGATATGAATTTATTTATCCGTATGACACCTTTAAAGCGAGGAATGGGTGGTTTGTTCTTGGGGTTGGGAACGACGAGATATGGAAAAGGTTATGTGCTTTGATGAGAAAAGAGGGATACGAAGCAGATTTTACGGGTTTCGAAACCAACGAAGCAAGAGTTCACAACTATGAGTATATAAGGGAAGAAATACAGAAATGGGTTGGAAGTTACGAGGTAAACGAGATAGTGGAGCTTCTTATGCGCAATAGGATACCTGCCGCTCCGGTCTATACTGTGAAGGAAGTTGCAGAGGATCCCCATATAGCTAAAGCTCGAGAGATGATAGTGGAGATTAACCACCCTCTTCTCGGGAAACTTTATTTCACGGGATCCCATATTAAGCTTTCTGGTACCCCAGCTATGGTAAGAGGGCTTCCTCCTTTCTTAGGAGAGCATAACAACCTTATACTCACTGAATATCTTGGGTACTCACCAGCCGATATCGATCGTTTGAGAGAGGGGGGGGTAATTTAG